One stretch of Candidatus Binatia bacterium DNA includes these proteins:
- a CDS encoding oxidoreductase has product MEYVRLGRTGLRVSRLCLGTMNFGPLTTEEDSFAIMDRALELGIQFFDTANVYGWKTGEGVTEQIIGRWFSRRKGQRHQVVLATKVFGRMGSGPNDRGLSAKHIVRACEESLRRLQTDYIDLYQMHHVDRDTPWDEIWQAMELLIRAGKVLYVGSSNFAAWHIVQANAVAQERNLLGLVSEQSLYNLAQRTVELEVLPACQALGIAVLPWSPLAGGLLAGIGMEGNTGRRASDRVREAAQKHRTALERYEKFCTEIGVPPEKVALAWLLHRPGVTAPIIGPRTMAQLTSAVEALSIRLEPAQLAQLDSIWPGPGGPAPEAYAW; this is encoded by the coding sequence ATGGAGTATGTTCGGTTGGGGCGTACAGGCCTGCGGGTCAGTCGGCTTTGTTTGGGCACGATGAATTTCGGTCCGCTCACCACAGAGGAAGATAGCTTTGCCATCATGGACCGAGCGCTGGAACTCGGTATCCAGTTTTTCGACACCGCCAACGTGTACGGTTGGAAAACCGGGGAGGGAGTTACGGAGCAAATCATTGGTAGGTGGTTTTCCCGGCGCAAGGGACAACGTCACCAAGTCGTCCTGGCCACCAAAGTATTTGGCCGCATGGGGTCGGGGCCCAATGACCGCGGGCTTTCCGCGAAGCACATTGTACGCGCCTGCGAGGAAAGCCTGCGGCGCCTGCAAACGGACTACATCGACCTCTACCAGATGCACCACGTGGATCGCGATACGCCGTGGGACGAAATCTGGCAGGCGATGGAACTGCTGATTCGCGCCGGCAAGGTTCTTTACGTGGGCAGCAGTAATTTTGCCGCATGGCACATCGTTCAAGCGAACGCGGTCGCCCAAGAACGAAACCTTCTTGGTTTGGTGAGCGAGCAGAGTCTATATAACCTCGCACAACGCACGGTCGAACTCGAAGTGCTGCCGGCCTGCCAAGCTCTTGGCATCGCCGTGTTGCCTTGGAGCCCGCTTGCCGGTGGTCTGCTGGCTGGGATTGGCATGGAGGGAAACACGGGTCGCAGAGCGAGCGATCGTGTCCGAGAAGCAGCGCAAAAACATCGCACTGCCCTGGAGCGGTACGAAAAATTCTGCACGGAGATTGGTGTTCCGCCCGAGAAGGTTGCGCTGGCGTGGCTGCTACATCGTCCGGGCGTCACCGCCCCGATTATTGGGCCGCGCACGATGGCGCAACTCACCAGCGCGGTCGAAGCCCTCTCTATTCGACTCGAACCAGCGCAACTTGCGCAACTCGATTCGATTTGGCCTGGCCCAGGAGGGCCCGCGCCGGAAGCATATGCGTGGTAA
- a CDS encoding RNA-binding protein has translation MGRKLYVGNLPFQATDADLQALFSQAGQCESATVVTDRYTGRSRGFGFVEMSSSAEAAQAIEQFNGASFMGRNITVSEAREQSKGGAGRPSARSGRGGSGRR, from the coding sequence ATGGGTCGGAAACTTTACGTGGGCAACTTGCCGTTTCAGGCCACGGATGCAGACTTGCAAGCCCTATTTTCCCAAGCGGGTCAATGTGAATCGGCAACCGTCGTCACCGATCGTTACACGGGGCGATCGCGAGGGTTTGGATTCGTAGAAATGAGCTCCAGCGCCGAGGCAGCGCAAGCCATCGAGCAGTTCAACGGCGCCTCTTTTATGGGACGCAACATCACCGTGAGCGAAGCGCGGGAGCAAAGCAAGGGAGGAGCGGGGCGTCCCTCGGCCCGTAGCGGACGAGGGGGCAGTGGGCGGCGCTGA
- the lnt gene encoding apolipoprotein N-acyltransferase — MRPKEARTRISRAWHLAAIAGGAALLSLYARAEWPYAWLGWIALVPWLLVWSQARSVREVVLLCALCAALFLVFSFYWFAEAIAAYTGWSRQVAFAVLAGTGLILQPQLLVLALWAYGVARFPARSGWVWILEAVIAAGAYVSCECLVPTKLLADTLGFGLWPLAELAQAADLGGVFFLTFCLIAVNFWIAGGLLRVLRQRNVRTAVLPVLLSLALVGTLSLYGAWRLQQINRRADQLDGRSVRVGIVQGNLSHYDDLRARYGTFEAVRTILDRYLNLTQTLVPQADLWIWPETVYPTTFARPKSHEGALFDREIAAFVQVNGRPLIFGAYDSDGLSEYNAAFFLLPDSASGLTVKTQRKLYPFPFTESVPSWLDNNSVRSWFPWLGTWKRGTDVEVVALPVDRGGSVRLSALICYDAVLASPAHTAVRRGAELLVSLSNDSWFAHLQGRRLALIASAMRSIETRRPQVRVTPTGLSAVMDIAGRVRLLLPPDEPTATVAEVDLGAHEPTLAVRTSGWIPWACLVGAGIGLMLRFAQRWSLPRSITELGTGRVNRRWWLWRTANPDKSGSR; from the coding sequence ATGCGGCCCAAGGAGGCGCGTACCCGGATATCTAGAGCGTGGCACCTCGCTGCGATTGCCGGGGGGGCGGCTCTTCTCTCGCTCTACGCCCGCGCAGAGTGGCCGTACGCGTGGTTGGGGTGGATTGCCTTGGTTCCGTGGTTACTCGTGTGGAGTCAGGCTCGTTCCGTCCGGGAGGTCGTCCTTCTCTGCGCTTTGTGTGCGGCCCTCTTTCTGGTTTTTAGTTTCTACTGGTTTGCCGAGGCAATCGCAGCCTATACCGGATGGTCACGACAGGTCGCGTTTGCCGTGCTCGCCGGCACCGGGCTGATATTGCAGCCGCAATTGTTAGTTCTGGCTTTGTGGGCGTACGGGGTAGCGCGGTTTCCGGCCCGGTCGGGGTGGGTCTGGATCCTGGAAGCTGTAATTGCCGCTGGTGCGTACGTTAGCTGCGAGTGCTTGGTGCCCACCAAGCTGTTGGCGGACACGCTGGGATTCGGGCTATGGCCGCTGGCGGAACTGGCCCAAGCTGCAGATTTGGGCGGGGTGTTCTTCTTGACCTTCTGTTTGATTGCCGTCAACTTTTGGATTGCTGGCGGGCTACTACGGGTTCTGCGCCAACGGAATGTCCGCACAGCGGTGCTCCCCGTGCTCCTGTCGCTCGCCCTCGTGGGTACTTTGTCGCTTTACGGCGCGTGGCGCCTGCAGCAAATCAACCGGCGAGCGGACCAACTCGACGGACGTTCCGTCCGTGTCGGGATCGTACAGGGTAACTTGTCGCACTACGATGACCTACGCGCTCGATACGGTACTTTCGAAGCCGTCCGCACGATCTTGGACCGCTACCTCAACTTGACCCAGACCTTGGTTCCCCAAGCGGACCTTTGGATTTGGCCGGAAACGGTGTATCCGACCACGTTTGCGCGACCAAAGAGTCACGAAGGCGCCCTGTTCGATCGGGAAATCGCGGCCTTTGTGCAAGTGAACGGGCGACCACTAATTTTCGGAGCGTACGACTCTGACGGCCTGTCCGAATACAATGCTGCGTTTTTTCTGCTGCCCGATTCCGCCTCCGGATTGACTGTGAAAACACAGCGCAAGCTCTATCCCTTTCCTTTCACGGAGTCTGTACCAAGCTGGCTGGACAATAATTCCGTACGCTCTTGGTTTCCCTGGCTTGGAACCTGGAAGCGCGGCACGGATGTGGAAGTTGTCGCGCTTCCTGTCGATCGGGGTGGATCGGTGCGCCTAAGTGCCCTCATTTGCTACGATGCTGTGTTGGCCTCGCCGGCCCACACAGCGGTCCGCCGGGGTGCAGAGTTATTGGTCTCTTTATCCAACGATTCTTGGTTCGCGCACCTGCAGGGGCGGCGGCTGGCTCTCATTGCCAGCGCCATGCGCAGCATCGAAACTCGCCGGCCGCAAGTACGCGTGACGCCAACGGGTTTGTCCGCAGTCATGGATATTGCCGGGCGAGTGCGCCTCTTGCTTCCACCGGACGAACCCACGGCCACGGTTGCGGAGGTAGACCTCGGCGCGCACGAGCCAACCTTGGCCGTGCGGACAAGCGGCTGGATTCCATGGGCATGTTTGGTGGGTGCCGGAATTGGACTCATGTTGCGGTTCGCACAGCGCTGGTCCTTGCCCCGCTCGATAACCGAGCTTGGAACCGGCCGGGTTAACCGAAGGTGGTGGTTGTGGCGAACCGCCAACCCTGATAAGAGCGGAAGTCGTTGA
- the acd gene encoding acyl-CoA dehydrogenase: MNFGLTPEQEELQRSARRFLQAEWPPAAAHAVFAANHDGYPRELYGRMAQLGWMGVLAPREASGLGGSFLDAALLTEELGRAAVAGPYLANTLAVWALRQVGSGVAKHWLPLLASGQSIGTFAWFEGDSQTWPVALQTRLTLGRFGIRVHGVKRFVLDAHVADAMLVVGLVVSAGRRSTAVVVVPGSQQGIKIRTMDDVDRTRRIHEVEFDGVTVPRRSLIALGTSADRLLARVYDAAAVLLAADSLGGAQKLLEMTVEYAKVRQQFGRPIGSFQAIKHRCAEMVAQIEPARSLVWYAAHAIDALPRQAACAASLAKGHLSEVYVSVAESALRVHGGIGFTWEHDLHIWFKRAQWNRYAFGSPERHRERVAQELRW, encoded by the coding sequence GTGAACTTCGGCCTTACGCCCGAGCAAGAAGAGTTACAACGCAGTGCGCGCCGCTTTCTCCAGGCCGAGTGGCCGCCAGCAGCCGCTCACGCAGTGTTTGCTGCAAACCACGATGGATATCCACGCGAACTCTACGGGAGAATGGCCCAGCTTGGTTGGATGGGTGTGCTCGCCCCGCGCGAAGCAAGCGGCTTGGGAGGATCGTTCTTGGATGCGGCGTTACTCACGGAAGAGTTGGGCCGTGCGGCTGTGGCCGGACCATACCTGGCCAATACCTTGGCGGTTTGGGCGCTGCGCCAAGTGGGCTCGGGCGTGGCTAAGCACTGGCTCCCGTTACTGGCGAGCGGCCAGTCCATCGGCACCTTCGCTTGGTTCGAAGGGGACTCGCAAACCTGGCCGGTTGCGCTGCAAACGCGACTGACGCTCGGTCGCTTCGGCATACGAGTGCACGGCGTCAAGCGGTTCGTGCTCGACGCGCACGTCGCAGATGCCATGCTGGTGGTCGGGCTCGTGGTTTCGGCTGGGCGCCGATCCACCGCAGTGGTCGTGGTCCCTGGCTCGCAACAAGGGATCAAGATTCGCACTATGGACGATGTGGACCGCACCCGGAGAATTCACGAGGTCGAGTTCGACGGGGTCACGGTACCGCGGCGATCGTTGATTGCGCTGGGAACGTCCGCCGACCGGCTTCTCGCCCGTGTGTATGACGCGGCTGCGGTATTGCTCGCAGCAGATTCCCTCGGAGGCGCCCAAAAGTTGCTGGAAATGACGGTGGAATACGCGAAGGTGCGGCAGCAATTTGGGCGCCCGATTGGCTCATTTCAAGCCATCAAACACCGCTGTGCGGAAATGGTGGCGCAAATCGAACCCGCTCGGTCGCTCGTGTGGTACGCAGCGCATGCTATAGATGCTCTTCCGCGTCAAGCCGCCTGTGCCGCGTCTTTGGCCAAGGGACACCTGTCGGAGGTATATGTCAGTGTTGCGGAGAGCGCGTTGCGAGTGCACGGGGGAATTGGCTTCACCTGGGAGCATGACCTACACATTTGGTTCAAGCGAGCGCAATGGAATCGGTACGCGTTTGGAAGCCCCGAGCGGCACCGCGAGCGCGTCGCACAAGAGTTGCGCTGGTGA